From the Manihot esculenta cultivar AM560-2 chromosome 3, M.esculenta_v8, whole genome shotgun sequence genome, one window contains:
- the LOC110611571 gene encoding olee1-like protein, protein MANYSTGSMIFLMFAICFSSLLHFTNGQSHFNVRGKIYCDTCGVQFITKKSFYLEGAKVRFECWDMKTNATIFSREVETNKNGKYELRVPGVHEEELCRVILISSPDPECSEINQDPFVNKASHIVLSRLNGLAGNTRTANPLGFLKKTPPPECSTLLKKMKVTASGLVP, encoded by the exons atggCCAATTACTCGACCGGTAGCATGATCTTCCTTATGTTTGCTATTTGCTTCTCGTCTCTTCTTCACTTCACCAATGGCCAATCTCATTTCAATGTGAGGGGCAAGATTTACTGTGACACGTGTGGCGTTCAATTCATAACCAAGAAATCATTTTACCTTGAAG GTGCGAAGGTGCGATTCGAATGCTGGGACATGAAAACCAATGCGACAATATTTAGCCGAGAAGTAGAAACAAACAAAAACGGGAAATATGAGCTAAGGGTGCCGGGAGTTCACGAGGAGGAGCTTTGCCGAGTGATCCTAATATCATCTCCAGACCCAGAGTGCAGCGAAATCAACCAAGATCCGTTTGTGAATAAAGCTTCTCATATTGTACTCAGCCGCCTCAATGGCCTTGCTGGCAATACTCGCACTGCTAATCCTCTTGGCTTTTTGAAGAAAACACCTCCACCTGAGTGTTCAACGCtcctaaaaaaaatgaaagtcaCTGCTTCCGGTCTTGTGccttag
- the LOC110610469 gene encoding rab3 GTPase-activating protein non-catalytic subunit, translating to MALKRSHTTELGCIACEELSDLGAGKEGWLVENPNILCALDTHSIALANRSFILVTGWDDGPRRRIRPDLSPIEAEFITSLEWLVFDEIRVIAVGTSCGYFLVYSLDGQLVHRQMVYPGRILKIRVRGTKKDLTHQTSSSEEISIVIRGVIARFDGSDIQNMLQEWFQETHSQFWDEKPRKRDSDALENTYKRLPYQLWNVNKYGLCADAAITGIMPPPLMEIQSSQQYYCAVTIGEDAVISAYRLSENRSKSLVGAILSKVVPATFSTIASFSKMIWRSEQTSTKKSEAKTQSFAKASPLTCLKDHPRKGEKLTLSPSGTLSAITDSLGRILLLDTQALVVVRLWKGYRDASCFFMEMLVKRDNAGASSSYYEPSKSDYCLCLAIHAPRKGIIEVWQMRTGPRLLTIQCGRGSKLLQPTYRFGSSLDSPYVPLEVFLLNGDSGQLSVLNRSLN from the exons ATGGCGTTGAAGCGGAGTCACACGACGGAGCTAGGCTGCATAGCTTGCGAGGAACTGAGCGACCTCGGTGCCGGAAAGGAAGGGTGGCTGGTCGAAAACCCTAATATTCTCTGCGCTCTTGACACCCATTCAATTGCCCTCGCAAATCGTTCTTTCATCTTAGTTACGGGGTGGGATGATGGGCCTCGCCGCAGGATCCGACCCGATTTGTCTCCCATAGAGGCCGAGTTCATAACCTCTCTGGAATGGCTGGTCTTTGACGAGATTCGAGTGATTGCGGTGGGCACCTCTTGTGGGTATTTCTTGGTTTATTCTTTGGATGGCCAATTGGTTCATAGACAG ATGGTGTATCCTGGGCGGATTCTGAAAATAAGAGTCCGTGGAACTAAGAAAGATTTGACCCATCAAACatcatcttcagaggagattTCTATTGTTATTCGTGGTGTAATTGCTCGTTTTGATGGCTCTGATATTCAG AATATGCTGCAAGAATGGTTTCAAGAAACACATTCTCAGTTTTGGGATGAAAAGCCCAGGAAGAGAGATTCAGATGCTTTAGAAAATACATACAAGAGATTACCATACCAGTTATGGAATGTTAATAAAtatgggttgtgtgctgatgcagccATCACCGGCATAATGCCCCCTCCACTCATGGAGATCCAG TCAAGTCAACAATACTATTGTGCAGTCACTATTGGAGAAGATGCTGTAATTTCAGCTTACAG actttcagaaaacagaagcAAGTCCCTTGTGGGAGCTATTTTGTCAAAAGTTGTTCCTGCTACTTTCTCAACAATAGCTTCTTTCTCAAAAATGATATGGCGAAGTGAGCAAACATCAACAAAAAAATCAGAAGCAAAGACTCAGTCATTTGCTAAAG CATCTCCTTTGACATGTTTAAAGGATCACCCAAGGAAAGGTGAAAAGCTTACACTATCACCAAGTGGAACATTGTCTGCGATAACAGATTCGCTTGGTCGTATATTGCTCTTAGATACTCAAGCACTTGTGGTTGTGCGACTATGGAAG GGGTATCGTGATGCTAGCTGTTTCTTTATGGAGATGCTTGTTAAAAGGGATAATGCAGGGGCTAGCTCCTCTTATTATGAACCATCAAAGAGTGATTATTGCCTTTGTCTAGCAATTCATGCACCTCGGAAAGGAATCATTGAG gtttggcaaaTGAGAACAGGACCACGCCTTTTAACTATTCAGTGTGGCAGGGGTAGTAAGTTACTTCAACCGACTTACAGGTTTGGATCATCATTAGACTCTCCATATGTTCCTTTAGAAGTGTTCTTGCTGAACGGAGACTCTGGTCAATTGTCGGTTTTAAATCGATCTCTTAATTGA
- the LOC110610676 gene encoding peptide-N4-(N-acetyl-beta-glucosaminyl)asparagine amidase A, whose product MATSLYSLLLPFLFFFLLHPFVSAANVHKANKLLKSTLLAEPSSTFPLKPLNDTPLTVYFEVTKPINVPKLQPCARTILQYDFGYTYGKPPVLANYTPPSHCPSHQFSKIVLEWNATCKGRQFDRIFGVWLGGVELLRSCTAEPRATGTFWSVQKDITRYHSLLVKNETQELAVYLGNIVDSTYTGVYHVNLTFYFYPAEEKLSYNEDGLNNMKAAQSSKADLILPISRNLPLNDGLWFEIQNSNDTQLKEFTIPQNVYRAVLEVYVSFHENDENWYSNYPNEYIIANNITGSPGNGPFREVVVSLDAEVIGAVWPFTVIFTGGFNPLMWRPITGIGSFNLPSYDIEITPFLGSILDGKTHELGFSVTNALNVWFIDANLHLWLDHKSTRTEGMVLTHESKPLAFSLVSNFKDLNGTFLSTAQRSISSNGWVQSSFGNITTSFNQHFSYSNLMEMGEDGNLQIVNQTISFNDSVSFGKLNSSVHSFRSVKDFGFDMYSKFLDQGNGSAFYVTNLTLGFSEKKSKEAGFGFGTSSLKNLQSTQGAMVVKNNLVVSGVGSTQQAYNCDDSNFCYFRDISSSNYTIIADKVINKCNKKEKSNLGFGLSRWWPFPTRRASLASKFLNNNGV is encoded by the coding sequence ATGGCTACCTCTCTCTACTCTCTTCTCCTccctttcctcttcttcttcctcctccaccCTTTCGTCTCCGCAGCCAACGTTCACAAGGCCAACAAACTCCTCAAATCAACCCTCCTTGCTGAACCCTCCTCCACTTTTCCTCTCAAACCCCTCAATGACACCCCGCTAACTGTTTACTTTGAAGTAACAAAACCCATCAATGTCCCCAAACTTCAACCTTGTGCACGCACCATTCTCCAATACGATTTCGGCTATACCTATGGCAAACCTCCAGTTCTTGCAAACTACACTCCTCCCTCTCATTGCCCATCTCATCAGTTCTCCAAGATCGTGCTCGAATGGAATGCAACTTGTAAGGGAAGGCAATTTGATCGCATTTTTGGGGTTTGGTTAGGTGGTGTTGAGCTTCTCAGAAGCTGCACAGCTGAGCCAAGAGCAACCGGAACTTTTTGGTCTGTGCAAAAGGACATAACAAGGTATCATTCGTTGCTTGTTAAGAATGAGACTCAAGAACTCGCTGTTTATCTTGGTAATATTGTTGATTCTACTTATACTGGGGTGTACCATgtgaatttaactttttatttttatcctgCTGAAGAGAAATTGAGCTATAATGAAGATGGGTTGAATAATATGAAAGCTGCACAAAGTTCTAAGGCTGATTTGATCTTACCCATTTCGAGAAATCTGCCATTGAATGATGGGTTGTGGTTTGAAATTCAGAATTCGAATGATACCCAATTGAAGGAATTTACGATTCCTCAAAATGTGTACAGGGCTGTATTGGAGGTTTATGTTTCTTTTCACGAGAATGATGAGAATTGGTATTCAAATTATCCTAATGAGTATATTATTGCTAATAATATTACTGGTAGCCCTGGAAATGGTCCTTTTAGGGAGGTTGTGGTTAGTCTTGATGCAGAGGTGATTGGTGCAGTTTGGCCTTTTACTGTGATTTTTACAGGTGGGTTCAATCCTCTCATGTGGAGACCTATTACTGGCATTGGTTCATTCAATCTCCCATCTTATGATATAGAAATTACTCCATTTTTAGGGAGTATATTGGATGGAAAGACCCATGAATTAGGTTTTAGTGTAACTAATGCTTTGAATGTTTGGTTCATAGATGCAAATTTGCATCTTTGGTTGGATCATAAGAGCACAAGAACTGAAGGGATGGTCTTGACACATGAGAGTAAGCCTCTTGCTTTTTCTTTGGTGTCCAATTTCAAGGATTTGAATGGAACATTCTTGTCAACGGCTCAAAGGTCAATATCCTCAAATGGATGGGTGCAGTCCTCCTTTGGGAATATCACTACCAGTTTTAATCAACACTTCAGTTACAGCAACTTAATGGAGATGGGTGAGGATGGGAATTTGCAGATTGTGAATCAGACAATTAGTTTTAATGACAGTGTTTCTTTCGGAAAGCTTAACTCTTCTGTTCATTCATTCAGATCAGTAAAAGACTTTGGTTTTGACATGTACTCTAAATTTTTGGATCAAGGAAATGGCTCTGCCTTTTATGTAACAAACCTCACTCTGGGATTCAGTGAGAAGAAATCAAAAGAGGCTGGTTTTGGATTTGGGACCAGCTCTCTGAAAAATCTGCAGAGCACGCAGGGTGCTATGGTTGTAAAGAACAACTTGGTGGTCAGTGGAGTGGGAAGTACACAGCAGGCCTACAATTGTGATGATAGTAATTTTTGTTACTTCAGGGACATAAGCAGTTCAAACTACACCATTATTGCTGACAAAGTGATAAATAAATGCAATAAAAAGGAAAAGTCTAACCTTGGTTTTGGGCTTAGCAGATGGTGGCCATTTCCTACTCGAAGGGCTTCTCTCGCATCTAAGTTTCTGAATAACAATGGAGTTTAA